One Nitrospinota bacterium genomic window, GACGCCTATGCACCCATAACAGGTATTTCAAAAGCCTTGAGGAGTTGATTGTCGTTATCGGAAAACAGTTGGATAAATGGCTGAGGCCAAACGGACAGCTTAAAAGACTATGCGCAATTATTTAAGACGCTGTGTATAAAAGGCGGGAGAATGGGATGGCCAATAAAAAGACTTTTGAAGAGTTGAACCGCGCGCTACGGTTGACGAACGAGGTCAACGAGCTCATTCTGCGCATACCCGAAGAGAAGCTGCTGCTCAACGAGATTTGCCGCCTCATAGTGGATATTGGCGGCTACCGGCTTGCATGGGTGGGGTTAAAGAGGCACGACGATGAGAAGAGTGTGCCGCCCGCCGCCGTCTCAGGCATCGCGAAAGAATATGTCGACACCATAAAGGTGTCGTGGGACTCTGAACATGCCCTCGGGCAGGGGCCGACCGGGAGCGCCATCCGGAGCGGCCACACCGTCACCACGCACGTCAGCGACAAATTATTTTCTCCGTGGCGCGAAAGCGCGCTGAAGCACGGCATCAACGTCATCGCCGCCCTGCCGATGCATCTGGATGACGAGGTCATCGGCGCGTTGAACATCTATTCCGCGAACCACGACGCATTCAGCGACGACGAGCTGATCCTGCTGGAGCGGATGGCGGACAACCTCGCCTACGGCTTGCGGAACCTCAAGGCCGCGGCGGAACTGAAGAAGCTTCATATCGCCATCAAATATCTGAACCAGCCGCTGTTTATCACCGATACCGCGGGAAAGATTGAATATGTGAACAAAGCGTTCGCCGAACTCACCGGCTACGCCGAGGGGGAGGCCATCGGCCAGACCCCCGCAATCCTCAAGAGTGAAAGTCACCCGCCCGAATTTTATAAAGCGATGTGGGATACCCTTCTCAAAGGGAAGGGGTGGAGAGGGAAGATTGTCAACCGGATGAAAAACGGTCAACTGCGCGAAGAGTTTTTGGCAATCACCCCGCTCAACGGCGAGGACGGTAAAATTATCAGCTTCGCGTGTATCATCACCGATATCGCCCGATAACTTTCGCCTTTTCAATGCTTGGCGCCATCGCGTCAA contains:
- a CDS encoding GAF domain-containing protein, which translates into the protein MANKKTFEELNRALRLTNEVNELILRIPEEKLLLNEICRLIVDIGGYRLAWVGLKRHDDEKSVPPAAVSGIAKEYVDTIKVSWDSEHALGQGPTGSAIRSGHTVTTHVSDKLFSPWRESALKHGINVIAALPMHLDDEVIGALNIYSANHDAFSDDELILLERMADNLAYGLRNLKAAAELKKLHIAIKYLNQPLFITDTAGKIEYVNKAFAELTGYAEGEAIGQTPAILKSESHPPEFYKAMWDTLLKGKGWRGKIVNRMKNGQLREEFLAITPLNGEDGKIISFACIITDIAR